From the genome of Petrotoga sibirica DSM 13575:
TGGAGGGATTTTTTCAAACCCTTTTTCTTTCATTAATTTTAAGGTGAGATTTTTTGGAGCGTATCCACTGGAATTCAACCCATATAGTTTACCGTCCTTGTAAAGTATAGCGAATGCATCGCTACCTATACCGTTGGAAGTTGGTTCTAAAACGGTCAAACCTGCTGCCACTGCAACAGCTGCATCAACAGCATTCCCACCCTTTTTTAAAATTTCTACACCTATCTCAGAAGCTAATGGATTTGTTGTTGCCACCATCCCGTTTTTTGCATAAACAGGAATCCTTTTTGAGGAATAAGCAAATTTTAAGGGATCAAACATTTGAAATACTCCTTTCTTTTAAACTGATTTTAAGGAATGTAATCTATTATATCATTAGAATAAAATAAATTAAAGAGGCATAGATATAAGTTTCCAAAGACGGTATAACAGGTTAATTTCAGGAGGTGACGTAATTATGATAAAAGCAACTAAGTTCACTAGCATATTATTAATTTCCCTATTGTTCGTATTTTCATCTTTTGCAAGTAACACATCTTACGCTAGATTACCAGATTTGGATAACTTGTCTTTAACTTCTGCTACTCATGGTAATATTAATTTAATAGAATTGATCAGCGAGATTGAAGTGGATCAAAAAGAAAAATCAACAATTACTATAGGTGTATATTATTTAGCTTCTACAGATGATCACACTATAAAAATAAAAGAATTGAATGATCTATGTTATAACCAAGACTACAGTTCAAATTTTAACTCGATGGAAAGCAAATCACACAACCGATCTAAAAATCTTTCTGACAAATTGATCAAATCTAATCCAAACGTCAAAAATAAAAATTATAAAAACGATTACTCTTATAAAAATGAATTAACAAATAAGTTTGTTCAGAAAAGAAGTATGTTAGATTACATACTTTCTCTTAATCTTTTTAAACAGAATACACCAGATTTCATCGAAATTCAACAAAATGTTTTTATTTTTTCTTAGAGATCTAAAATAAGTATGATATAATGAAGATACAGAATTAATTAGTTTTTTATCATAATTTCAACAAAATCTCAGAGAGGAGGGAACAAAGATGAAAAAAGTTTTCGCAACGTTGTTAGTAGGTATGTTAGCTGTTTTTAGTTTTGCTGCATTTGAAGTCACAGGTGGTTATGTGAATGCATCTTTAGCCGCTAGTGCTACATCCGTGGCCTCTGATGTAACAATGCATGGGATTAGTGTAGGTGCAAACTATCTGTATGATGGATTGGGTGTAGAAGGTGGAGCGTTGTTAGTCGGCGGTTCTTTTGATTACTATTTCCCGACAGAATTTGTTGATGAAAGTGCCGTTGCAACAGATTTATCTCAAATGATGGTGGGCGTGAATGCTGGTTACAGGCAGAGTTTAAATGCCTTCTTCCCAGACTTACCATTTGGAATGTATGTCCAAGGGTTGTTTAACTATTCTTTTGGATTAGGAGATACTAAGGTTGTAGCAAGCAGTTTGGGTTTCGGTGGAGGAGCTGGAGCAAACTTCGCAGTTCAAAACCTCAACATGAATGTAGGGGCAGATGTTTTGTTTGAAAAGCCCACATTAGCTGACGATTACAACGAAGTTTATAAGAGTGAGTTCCAGTTGAAACCAAAATTTAAGGTTTACGCAGGCGTACAATTTTAATTTAAAGTAAACATAGAAAACTAAAAACCTCCGTAAAGGAGGTTTTTTATTACAGCTTTTTTCTCATTTCGATAGCAACTATTCTATATCCTGATCTTAAAAAGAAACTTTCTAAAAACTTCAAATATTTTGGTAAAGTAACAACTCTCTGTTTTTGAAAGCCTTTTATCAAATTAATGTATGTCTCGGTGAATCCAAGATTTTTATACAAATTATACGCAACTTTGTTGTTCCCAAAAACATTCAATTCAAGAGATTTTACGTTTTCTTTCTTTAATGTTTCTTCTAATTCTTTTATAGCGCTCTTCGCAAATCCTTTTTTTTGATACTTAGGAAAAATCCTAATATCGTATATAAAGGCTTTTTTAGAACTGTAATTTACAAAAACCCAGATTCTTCCAACGTGTTCATTATTCCCATTTATAATGTTATAACCATAGTTTTTCCCTTTTTTGATATCTTCATTCCAGATAGTATCAATTTGATCCTCAGCTCTTGCCAGAGCTTCCTCGTATGGAATCAACAAATTCTCAGCCAAAACTTTTGCATATTCTTCATACATTTTCTTTTTGTATATTTCAAACTCTTCTTTGCTCATTAATTCGAGCTTCGTTACCGACACCTCCAAAGGATGTTATCTTTTCCCACCCGCCGCCCTATATGGAAACATTTTAACAAGTAACTTAAGAAATTATTCCTAAAATGTCGAAGGCGTTTTTAGTTATTTCGGAATATTTTTTGAACAAACTTAAATCCACTTCTTCTCTATTCGAACTTCCATGATTATCAGTCGCTAAGAAATCCACTAAATAATTATCATAATAATATTTACCTTCTTGAGTTTTTAACCCTTCAAAATTGACTTGGAAGAGTACACCCATTTCTCTCATTCTTTGAATTATGTCTTTGTTTTCATATAACCATTTGTATCTTTCCACATGTACAAGAATAACTTCATAGCCATCCAATTGTAAATTAAATATCGAATCAAGAGCATAAATAGGCATAGGTTGTGTTGGAAATTCTATCAAGACAAATGAATTAAATGGAATAAAATCTTTGTAATCTGGGGTTAGATATAATTCAGAGGCAAGATAGGTCCTCAGGCCAATATCATTTTCTATTTTTTCTTTTACATTTTGATAAACTTCTTTGATTTTTGTTTTATCCGTTTTAACAGAAGGATTGTTGACATGAGGTGTAAAAATGACATGGGTAATGTTGTTTTCTCTGTACCTACTCAGTTCATTTAATGTTTCTTCAATAGTTTTCACGCCGTCATCAACTCCAGGTAATAGATGACAATGAATGTCAATATACATTTCATTTTTACCCCCTTTATGGGCCCCCTATGTTCTGGTTTTTCTTCTTCTCCTTTTTTTCTTACTTTTATCCCCGTCATCAGAGTAATAATAGTAGTAGTAGTAGTAATTGGAAGATTTTTCGTTTACATCATTTATAACAGTCCCAATGAGTTTTACCCCCGATGTTGTTATGTTTTCAACTGCGGCCTTTAAAGTCGGCTTTAAAGTCTGCCCATAGCGAGTCACTAATACCAATCCGTCTGAATATCTGGAGGTTATCATAGCATCGGGTGCAACCATTATGGGTGGAAGATCAATAATTATCTTATCGTAATACTCTTTTAGTTCATCGAGCAGATCTTTAAATTCATTTGAAGTTAATATGGATGTGGGATTTGGAGGTAAAGTTCCAACAGGCAAAACAAAAAAGTTGTCGAGAAATTCAAAAGGCTTTATTACAGACTGTTCTATAGAAGCACCTCTCAATAAATGGTTAACTAGTCCCACGTTCTTACTTTTTAGATTCAAAATCTTTTCAACTCTTGGTCTTCTCATATCGGCATCTATCAACAAGGTTTTGTTACCACTTTGGGCATAAGAAATAGCAACATTGGCAGCTGTCATTGTTTTACCTTCAGCGGGTCCACCACTGGAAAAGGCAATAACATTAGGTTCTTTGGCGTTTGAAAAGTTAATATTGGTAGACAACATTTTGTAAGCTTCAGAGATCGGGGAGACTGGATCCCTTAAAACTATTAATTCATCATTTTCTTCACCCCCCATATGTAAATGAGGTATTCTACCAAGAACAGGGTAACCCTTAACGATCATCTTCAGTTCATTTTCATCTTTTACCCTTTTATCCAGATACTCGATGAGAAAAACTACAAGTATACCTAAAAAGATCCCCAACACTCCTCCTATTGCAGCAGTCAGAGGTTTATTTGGTTTAACTGGATTTGGAGAAACAAAGGCAGGGTCTATTATATTTGCTGTACCAATTACACCTGCTTCAGCAATCTTAGCTTCTTCTAATTTTTCTAAAAGAAGAACATAAAGATTTTCCTTTACTCTTACCTCTCTTTCGTAATTCATGAGTCTTTGCTCCAAAGCAGGTAATTGGTTCAATTGGGATTGATATATGATCCTTAACATTGTTAAAGATTGTATTGTGCCTTGAAGAACTTGTTGCCTGGCTTGTTCTTGGATCAATTGTGAATACAAGCTATTATACTGCGGATTGGTAGTTCTCACTTGGGAAGTTACAATCGTACTTATCTCATTTTTTAGCATCTCTTGGGCTTGGCTCAGCTCTTCCCTTAATCTCAGGACCTCTGGATCGCTTGTAGATTTAGTACCTTCCAAGCCTGCGAGCTGAACCTGAATATTCACAATTTGATTTCTCAAATTGCTAACGACTGGATTTATCGAGATTGTTTCAGATGAAATGATTTCTTGATCCATACTTTTTAAAGTATCATTCAATGTTTGTAATCTTATCTTTGTTTCTTCCATTTGGATCTGATAAGTGTTTATCTGCTGATCGTAGGAAACCAAAAATTGCAATATAGATTTTGCCTCTTCATCTAACAAAAAAATATTATTTTCCTCTTTAAAATTTCTGAGATCGTCTTGAGAAGCGTTCAAATCACTTTCAGCTAATGGAATTTGCTCTTCTATAAACCTTCTTCTTGCTGTATACTCGTTTTGAGACAAACTTTTTAACAAATCGTTGTATACAATCGCTAAATTATCGGCAATGCTTCTTGCTAGCCCCTTGTCTTCACTTTGAACTGATATCCGCACGATATTTGTATCGCTAACAGGTGAGACTGTGATCATTTGTTCAAGGGAACGAACAACACTGTTTATTGTGACATCTTCTGGGTTTTCAACTTTTGCTTGAAAATATTCAATTAAGTTTAAATTGTCGATTACTTTTTCTAGATTTCTTCTACTTTTTATCAATTCAATTTCTGTCGATATCTTAGATGAGGTTGACCCTATCTGTGTACCAAAAATATCTGCAACAGAACTTTGTTGAGAGGGGTCTATTTTCAAGGTTGTATTTGCTTCATAAATAGGAGTAGAGTAAAAAAGGTAGATTAAAGTAATTACTACCGTTACAACTACGGTTAAAAAAAACCACCAGAATCTTTTTCTGAATATTTTTAAAATATCCTCAAATGTTAACTCATTTTCCATCTTTAACCCCTCTACTGAAGCTTTAACATTCTTCATACATGAGTAATAAATCCTTCTATAAAAAAATTACAACAAATTTAATGAAATTTATTTACTCATTAGTTGACCTTTTATTCTTTTTTACATAAACAATGGTGGGATCTTTTTCTTTTTCTAAAATCTCCTTTATATCTTCCAAGTTTGTTCTTTTTTCTTCTATAAATATAATAATTTTTTCTAAATCATCTCTGTATAGTATATAATCACTGTTGTTGAAATTGTCAAACATTATAAACGCCTCGTTTGTGTTTTTAAACTTTTCAAATTTTTCAAATTTTTCTTTGTAATCTTCATTTTCTATTGAAGTAAAATACTCTGTTTTATAAGGCTTTATGGTATTTAAAATGTTGTAAATTCTTTGAGAAAGGTTCTGGGCAACTGAGAAATTCCCTAAAAACAACAACCCAAACTTTTTAAAATCTTTTTTATAAACATAATTAACTATTTTTTCTGCATCGTTTGAATCGTTTAAAATAATGTCAGGAACTCCAAATAAACTTTCAAATTCGTATAGATCTTTCACTGTTTTGTCTTGGGCTTCTTTTACGAAAACACCCAAAATTCCCAAGAATATTGCCAATACCCCTCCAATAGCTAAAGTAAGAGTGGTATTTGGTGATACAGGATTTTCGGGTACGTAAGCGAAGGTTATTACTTTGAATTTGTTATCGTACAGTGAAGCCTTCATTCTTTCTTGCTCTAAGGCAGTTAGTAGAGTGTTATACCTTGTTTGAAGAATAGCCTGATCTCTTCTCAAAAGAAAATATTCGTACATAATAGGGGATCTTTTTGCAATTTCATCATCTATAACTTGAAGCATATTTTCATATACCTGTCTTGTTACATCAAATAGTTGTAGTTGTGTAATTATCCCTGTGTATTCGTTAAAAGTTTCCATATCGATCGATGCAAGAAAGTTTAAATCGTTGGAAAAAATGGTTTCAAGGTTCTTTTTCAATTCAACTTCTAAAACGGTTATTTCGGCTTCCAAAGCAGCAATTCTTGGAGAACTAGGGGAATTTAATTTTAGAGTTTCTAATTCTATTCGGTCATTTACTAATTTAGATTTTATATCCTTAACAGGTGTATCTTTTTCTGTGTTTGTGAGTATAAACTCTTTAGTTTCTGGACTCAGTTTGAAAATATTATCTTCTATAGCTTGCTTTCTGATTTCTAATTGGTTTTTATCAGCGTCTAATTTTAGTATGTTCATATATGTTTCTGAATAATAACTAATTAAAGGGTCGCTTTCTTGCGATGTTCCCCCCGAAATATCGGAAATCTTATTTTTAGTTTGGAAATCCAAAACCTCTTTATTTATCTGATCATATTGCTGAGATACATCTTCAAATAACCTTTCAACTTGATTCAAATAAGATTGAGAATCCTCAAAATAAAGGTTTTTCGCATAATCGGTGTAGTAAGAATACACAAGTGAGACAACCGACGCAGCCATGGTTGGATCAGAACTTTGGTAGCTTATTTCTATCATATTAGTATCTCGAACATTTTGTATATTTAAGCCTTCTTTTAGTGAATCAATAAGATCTCTTTCTGTTACTTCTGTGCCTCTTAATCTGGCAATTAACCCTTTGTTCTGATTTGCTTTTTCTACAAGGTTGAGCTCTTTTACAATGTTTGCCAACACCCAATCGGATTTCATCCTTTCAATTTCTGTAGTTAGACCAGAGTCAGCCGGTTGACTGATTCCTAACAAGTTTGCAGCGGAAGACATAGATCCTAGAGAGAAAGTTGGTTGAGAAGAACTCGATTTGTACTCTATAACCTGCTTTGCTTCATACTTGGGAGTTGCAATAAAAAATAGATAAAATGCTGTTAAAAAGATAGTTAAGAAGAAAATAATTAAAAAAGTCCACTTTCTTCTTTTAAAAATTCTGAGTATGTCTGAAAAGGTTAGTTCTCTTTCTTCTCCCATTTCCATCCTCCAATTTTTAGTTATTTTTTACTGTGATTAGAAATTCTAAAAGTTGCTTTTAGGGCCCCTTCGCCCCCTGCCCACCCTTCTAAGGAAGGAACCTTCGCTTCTTTGTCCTGAAGCCAACCTTTATTTTGTTCTATGCAAAATATTCTACCATATGGTTGACTTATTTCAAAGGTATTTCTTTATGTTCATATTAAAACCCTTTTTGTACTGCATCAGCTCGCATAAACTTCTGAATTGACAAGAAGAACAGTCGTAATATTTTTCTCCTGTTTTTGAGTTGTTGTATTTATCATGCATTTCCTCTAAGAACCTTCTTATTTCTCTTTCTTTTACTGCTATGGGGGTAAAATCAGATTTGTTGATGTTTTGAAAAACTTTCTCTAACCATGTGTAGAATTCTTTAATATCAAAAGATACATACTTTGCTTTAGACTTGTGTTCTTTATATATAACCCTACCTTTCTGTATTTTTATAAAATTATTATTTTTATGCTCTTTTTTCTTTGATACTACTTGAAATTTTAGATACACGTCAGAATGTGCTAATTTGTTTTTCCATTCTTCGTTGTTTAATAAGGTTAGGTAATATATTAGCAATTGTTCACTTTGGAAATTTTTTGACCTTTTGTAATCCATAATTGAGTATGCTCCTGGCAATAGTTGATCATCGAATTCATCAAGTAGGTACGAGTAGTTACCGTTTAAAAGATCTACCCTGTCTATTCTGGATGTTAAGTCTATATCACGAAAATTTTCGATATTTATCTTTGATTTTACCTCTAACTCAGTAGCTATAACTTGAGAATATGTCAGATCTACGCCTTTTTTGAAATGGATATACTTTCGATGTATGTCTTCTATGCTTTCTAAAATATCTTCTGTTATTATTTCACTTTCCACATCTTTTATAGCTTGATAGGTTAGTAAAAAATCGTCTGTATACTCTTCCCAAATATCTTCAATGATATTTTTTATTTCTTCTTTCAATTCTTCTTTGTTGAGAATTTTTTGGGACATAACTTCATAATTTTTGTATTTGGAAAATATTTCTTTCATCACCCTATGCTTTATAAGTCCATCAAAAAACTTCTCAAAAGCTTTATCTCCATATAATCGGCCTTCGATCCCGAGGTAATACTTAAAAGGACAATCAACATAAGTGGTAATTTTTGTATGGCTTAACCGTCCAAGGCCCGTATTTTTAGATAACTGCCATTGTGGATTAGTTATCTCTTTTTTTAATCTCTCAATATTAGTGAAGTGTTTATGTGATAAATATTCTTTCTTTCCATTCAATATGTAATAAATAGTAGCTTCTGTTTCAGAGAAAATGTTATCTGGATCTTTTGGTAGGATCTCTTTTTTAGAGAGAAACTCACTGGAATATTTAACGTTCTTAAAGTTGTTTCTAAACTCTTTTTCGTATGGAGAGGGTAGTATTGGTTCACCACTTAATTTAGCGTTTGGATATGTAAATACAATATTTTCTGCGAAGATCATCGAGATAAACAAGTTTCTTCTACTGATTTTTTCTGAGTGTTTGGCTATTGAGGTCCCCTCGTTACTCATAGATGTGATGAAAGGATTGACCTTTATTGAAGGATAGTTTTCTTCAGTGAAGCCTACAAAATATTTGTATTTTTTCTTTACAAATCTTGAGTCTTCAAGGCTCATTATTTCTACTGTATTATCGTACCTTTCTGATTCTCTATACGTTTCAATCTGAATTAGAGAAGAAAGTATTTTGTAGAACTTTTCAATTCCTAAATTTTTATCTGATTTTAGAATTTTTTCCAAATTTTCTTCGACGTTGAATATTAGTGCTTCGAAGGCTTTTAATGCATTTAATTCACTCTCAACGGGAAGTACATCCTCGTATGTTTTTAGTATGTTGAAATGAGATAGGTAAGTATCTATCCATTCTTTCACTAACTCCCTGTAATCAGAAACACTGAAGTACCTTTTTCGATCTTTGCTTTTTTGAATATTTTCCAAAAGAGAAAATATGTTTCCAAGACATTTTTTTAATTCCCTTAAGCCTTTGAGTTCTTCGCTTATTCTTTCTATTTCTTCCGTACCTTTAAGTTGAGCCTTTCTTTTTTCTATTTCTTTCTCAATGGTATTCATCCATTTTTCTTTTCGATTTTTGAGAAAGGATTTTTGTATGTCATAGAATAAGTTCAATCGCTTTAAATAATTCTCTATTTGCTCCATTGTCAGCTCAGTTACTCCTCCGTAACCACTTTCGATCATCGCCAAGATATCTTCAACCTCACAACCTCTCACCAATGTTTTAATTGGTTGAAGAAGCATCAAAACTATTTGGCTTTCGTTTAACGGAACATCATTTTTGAACCTGTAAGGTACCTTAGCATCTTCCAAATGATCCGCCAATAATTTTGCAGTTGAATTATTGGGAACAACGATCCCAAAATCATCAGGTGAAAGATTTTCACTTATCAATTTTCTCTTTATTTCTTTTGTAAGGATTTCTATTTCAGAAACATCGTTGTTCATGGGAAAGATCTGAATATTGGTATTTTCAAAAATCCCTTTTAAACCTTTTCTTTTTGATTTGAATTCAAATCCTTCGTTTTTTAAAAAGTTGTGTATGTTAGTTATAGAATCAAAACTTCTGTCTTCTATATTGACCCAAGTAATAAAATGAACCTCTTCAAAGAGATCAAAGAAAGCTTTAAGGGTTTTGTTAACAGCTGGAGAAATATCAAAAAAGCCCGAAATAACGACCCTTTTTCCTATATATTTTTTCCCCTCTTCTTTCAATCTAGTAGGTAAAATCTCATAAAACCATTTGTACACACTAACGGGATCGTAATTTCTTTGATATTTAATGGACATATCGAACTTCGTTTCTAAAATATCTTCGAGTTTTTTTTCTAATTTAGTGTAAAGTATGTACAAATTAGAATTGTTATCTATAGAATCATCGAGCAACTTGTATTCTTCAGAGGATTCAACGATTTCTTCATCTTCAACCCTTGAAATTTCCCATTTTTTCTCGAAAATATCTAATATATACTCCACTGATTTTTGAGATTTGGATATAACGTTTAGATATTCAGAAAATTCTTCGTCTTTTTTCTCTTCTTCTATTAAATCCATTATCTCGTTTTCGATGTATACCTTCAAAAAATCTCTATCCAATATTACAGATTGTGGCTGGTATGTTTTTAGCGTCTCAGTTACATATTGGTTTATAACCCTAAAGCCATCACGATTGATAGTTTTTTGTGTTTGTGAAGCGATGTATTCTGCCACTTGCTTTACATAAAAACCAGAAGGCCCTAGAAACAAAAAGTTCAGAGGGTCTTCGTTGTAAAAAGGAAGTATAAGATCTCCAACCTTTTTAAAATGTTCTGCATTTAAGTCAAATAAATAGACCTTTTTCATTTTTCTACCAGCTTTCTATTTCATTTCTCACTTCATCCAAGTTATATTCAAATTTGTAAGTTCTATTTTCTCTTTCATTCCCAAAGAAATCTTTCTCTATATAATCATAGTTGCCAAGGTTATATTTGTATTCTATTTCAGTATTTGCAGGCATTATTAGAGTTAATTGGTACGTTCCGTCATCCATTTTCTCAAATCTATAGTTTTCATCTCCCACCAACCAATTGTTGAAGTTCCCCATCATATAAATTGAAGCATCTTGTGGTGTACTTTCTGGAACCGACGTGATTATAAAAGTTACCTCGAATAAATTTTCAGCTTCTTCTGAAAATGAAGGTATTTGTGGGGCTGATGTAGGAGATGGCTGAGCTGTTGTCGAGGCTTTTTGTGAAGAAAAACCAAAAAGTAAAAGAATTATTGCAAAGGGAAGTAAGATTTCTAAAAATCCTTTCAAGTTTCTTTCACCTCTTTAATGGTGTAACTCTGTTTTCAGTTTATTATATCATATTTATTATCTCAATTCTCCACATTTGATCAAATCAAATGCCCGTGAAAAAGAATGGTTAAACGGAAGATTAACTCCCTTATATTTCTATTTTTCTATCATCTGTAACTAAAATATAATTTTGTTTCCATTTTTCTACCAAGTTAGCACAGATTTTATTGTATTTGGAATGATCTGCTAGGACATATGCAACTTTTGCTGATTTTATAATTTTCTTTTTAAAATTTGCTTCACTCAGTTCATGAACATAGAAGCCTTCCTCGTTGAATCCGTTAACTCCCATAAAGGCTTTTTTAAACTTATATTTTTCGAAGTTTTGCTCTAAATCAATAAAATTCATATTACTGGGGATAAATTCTCCGCCTAAAACGTGTAGATTTATTTTAGTGGAGTTAGAAAGAGCATTTATAATGTATAAAGAGTTTGTAACTATGTGGCATTTTTTATTAGAGTTGATTAATTCTTCAGTAAAAGCAAGGGTAGTGCTTCCTGCATCGATGAATATTGTGTCATCGTTTTCTACAAATTGAACCGCATACTTTGCAATTTTCAATTTTTCTTTTGCATGTCCTGCAATTTCTTTTTGAAATAAGGGATTAAACCTTTCTTTAGCAATGGCTCCACCATGCGTTCTTTTTATAAATCCCTCCCTTTCCAAATAATTTAAATCATTTCGAACTGTGGAAAAGGAAACTTTTAATATTTGGGAGAGATTAAAAACCGTTATGCTTCCCTCTTTTTCAAGCAATTGAAGTATTCTTCTTCGTCTTTCTTCTGGAATTAATTTAGTGCTATTTGTTTTCATTTCATAAACTCCTCTTTCTCGATAGATATTCCATAATCATTGTACCATATTTTGTAAGGTCCTCTGTGTGAAAATATAGGGCATAACTCTGATTCACTTTTTTGCCAAAAAAAGATAAAATGATCGTTTTTTTGTGAAACTATTTGAGTATTGTAGGCAATTTTTTCAATTTGCGGTTTAAACAATGCCGGTCCATTTTCGGTCTTTGTGTATGGCCCTTTTAAATTTTTGCTTACTAAGAAATAATCTCCAGGAATAGGATCTGATCCTGTTTGTTCTTTGAAGTTATCTGAAAAAGAATTAGAGCAAAAATGCAAATAATATATGTTATCTTTTTTAATAATATAGGGGCATTCGGTATTGTCAAACCATTTAGGTAGAGATAAAGGTTCGAGAATTTTCCAGTCTATCAAGTTTTTAGAGGTAGCTATTCCCACAGTTCCTCTTGCCTTGATCTCGCCATCCTTTCTTCTACTACAGAAAACCATGTAAAAATCAGAACCTTCTTGAAAAACATAAGGATCCCTGAAATGTGTCATACCATCGTAAGAATTAGTTTCATAAAGATTTGAATCAATTCTTAAAAGTGGTTCTTTGTCTGAAATTCTTTTATAGTTCTTGAAATCGGGGGATTCTGAAGTTATTAAGCCGATGAGTTGTTCGTTAGGTTTTTTACTGTTTCTTGAAGTGTAAAAGAGATAGTATTCGTTGTTGTAATAAAATGTACTTCCAGTCCAAATAGAAGTATCGTCCCATTTGTTTTGATTTGGGGACAATATAATACCTTCATATTTCCAATTAATTAAATCTTGACTTTTGGCTAAGCCTATTGAAGAATGAAAATGCCTGTTTTCAGGGTTTTTTGTTCTAGGTGATTCTAAAAAATATTTGAACCAACCATCTTCTTTGTCCTTGAAAAACCAGAGATCCCAAATGTATTTGTTTTTCAATTTAAAGCATGATGAATTTTGCATCATAAAACATACCTCCTACTTTATTCCCGTGGTAGCCACGCTTTTTACAAACTGGTTTTGTAGGAATATAAATAATATTATAACTGGAATAGTCATCATCGTAGCAAAAGCCATGATATCCCCCCAGTAGATTGGAGCTTGTCCAAAGAACGTTTGCATCGCAACCGTTAAAGGCCTATATGTATATCCCCTGGTAACCATCAAAGGCCATAAAAAAGAACCCC
Proteins encoded in this window:
- a CDS encoding outer membrane beta-barrel protein, with product MKKVFATLLVGMLAVFSFAAFEVTGGYVNASLAASATSVASDVTMHGISVGANYLYDGLGVEGGALLVGGSFDYYFPTEFVDESAVATDLSQMMVGVNAGYRQSLNAFFPDLPFGMYVQGLFNYSFGLGDTKVVASSLGFGGGAGANFAVQNLNMNVGADVLFEKPTLADDYNEVYKSEFQLKPKFKVYAGVQF
- a CDS encoding GNAT family N-acetyltransferase: MSKEEFEIYKKKMYEEYAKVLAENLLIPYEEALARAEDQIDTIWNEDIKKGKNYGYNIINGNNEHVGRIWVFVNYSSKKAFIYDIRIFPKYQKKGFAKSAIKELEETLKKENVKSLELNVFGNNKVAYNLYKNLGFTETYINLIKGFQKQRVVTLPKYLKFLESFFLRSGYRIVAIEMRKKL
- a CDS encoding tyrosine-protein phosphatase codes for the protein MYIDIHCHLLPGVDDGVKTIEETLNELSRYRENNITHVIFTPHVNNPSVKTDKTKIKEVYQNVKEKIENDIGLRTYLASELYLTPDYKDFIPFNSFVLIEFPTQPMPIYALDSIFNLQLDGYEVILVHVERYKWLYENKDIIQRMREMGVLFQVNFEGLKTQEGKYYYDNYLVDFLATDNHGSSNREEVDLSLFKKYSEITKNAFDILGIIS
- a CDS encoding GumC family protein; translation: MENELTFEDILKIFRKRFWWFFLTVVVTVVITLIYLFYSTPIYEANTTLKIDPSQQSSVADIFGTQIGSTSSKISTEIELIKSRRNLEKVIDNLNLIEYFQAKVENPEDVTINSVVRSLEQMITVSPVSDTNIVRISVQSEDKGLARSIADNLAIVYNDLLKSLSQNEYTARRRFIEEQIPLAESDLNASQDDLRNFKEENNIFLLDEEAKSILQFLVSYDQQINTYQIQMEETKIRLQTLNDTLKSMDQEIISSETISINPVVSNLRNQIVNIQVQLAGLEGTKSTSDPEVLRLREELSQAQEMLKNEISTIVTSQVRTTNPQYNSLYSQLIQEQARQQVLQGTIQSLTMLRIIYQSQLNQLPALEQRLMNYEREVRVKENLYVLLLEKLEEAKIAEAGVIGTANIIDPAFVSPNPVKPNKPLTAAIGGVLGIFLGILVVFLIEYLDKRVKDENELKMIVKGYPVLGRIPHLHMGGEENDELIVLRDPVSPISEAYKMLSTNINFSNAKEPNVIAFSSGGPAEGKTMTAANVAISYAQSGNKTLLIDADMRRPRVEKILNLKSKNVGLVNHLLRGASIEQSVIKPFEFLDNFFVLPVGTLPPNPTSILTSNEFKDLLDELKEYYDKIIIDLPPIMVAPDAMITSRYSDGLVLVTRYGQTLKPTLKAAVENITTSGVKLIGTVINDVNEKSSNYYYYYYYYSDDGDKSKKKRRRRKTRT
- a CDS encoding GumC family protein — encoded protein: MGEERELTFSDILRIFKRRKWTFLIIFFLTIFLTAFYLFFIATPKYEAKQVIEYKSSSSQPTFSLGSMSSAANLLGISQPADSGLTTEIERMKSDWVLANIVKELNLVEKANQNKGLIARLRGTEVTERDLIDSLKEGLNIQNVRDTNMIEISYQSSDPTMAASVVSLVYSYYTDYAKNLYFEDSQSYLNQVERLFEDVSQQYDQINKEVLDFQTKNKISDISGGTSQESDPLISYYSETYMNILKLDADKNQLEIRKQAIEDNIFKLSPETKEFILTNTEKDTPVKDIKSKLVNDRIELETLKLNSPSSPRIAALEAEITVLEVELKKNLETIFSNDLNFLASIDMETFNEYTGIITQLQLFDVTRQVYENMLQVIDDEIAKRSPIMYEYFLLRRDQAILQTRYNTLLTALEQERMKASLYDNKFKVITFAYVPENPVSPNTTLTLAIGGVLAIFLGILGVFVKEAQDKTVKDLYEFESLFGVPDIILNDSNDAEKIVNYVYKKDFKKFGLLFLGNFSVAQNLSQRIYNILNTIKPYKTEYFTSIENEDYKEKFEKFEKFKNTNEAFIMFDNFNNSDYILYRDDLEKIIIFIEEKRTNLEDIKEILEKEKDPTIVYVKKNKRSTNE